A region of Pyxidicoccus parkwaysis DNA encodes the following proteins:
- a CDS encoding putative glycolipid-binding domain-containing protein — protein MTSQRNETASGPASASRCLRALIWRRMEQPGCEYFELRESSSGWMLAGSVVLAEEGQPFAADYTLHCDRQWLTREARIVLRRGGVEQQLHLRVDEQQRWWKGTDEVPQFRGCSDIDLAFSPSTNTLPIRRLALEVGQGRDVTAAWVRMPDLSLVTLPQRYTRLTESRYRYESNGGRFVAEVETDEFGLVLGYPPGWERVVATKG, from the coding sequence ATGACTTCGCAGCGCAACGAAACGGCTTCGGGCCCGGCCTCCGCCTCGCGGTGCCTCCGCGCACTCATCTGGCGCCGGATGGAGCAACCGGGATGCGAGTACTTCGAGCTGCGCGAGTCCTCCAGCGGCTGGATGCTGGCCGGCTCGGTGGTGCTCGCGGAGGAGGGGCAGCCCTTCGCGGCGGATTACACGCTGCACTGTGACAGGCAATGGCTGACGCGCGAGGCGCGCATCGTGCTGCGGCGCGGGGGCGTGGAGCAGCAGCTGCACCTCCGGGTCGATGAACAGCAGCGCTGGTGGAAGGGCACGGACGAGGTGCCGCAGTTCCGTGGATGCTCGGACATCGACCTCGCCTTCTCTCCGTCCACCAACACGCTGCCCATTCGCCGGCTCGCGCTGGAGGTGGGGCAGGGGCGTGACGTGACGGCCGCGTGGGTCCGCATGCCGGACCTGTCCCTGGTGACGCTGCCGCAGCGCTACACACGACTGACGGAGTCGCGCTACCGCTACGAGAGCAACGGCGGCCGCTTCGTGGCCGAGGTGGAGACGGACGAGTTCGGACTCGTCCTCGGCTATCCGCCCGGCTGGGAGCGCGTTGTCGCGACGAAGGGCTGA